A section of the Phaseolus vulgaris cultivar G19833 unplaced genomic scaffold, P. vulgaris v2.0 scaffold_29, whole genome shotgun sequence genome encodes:
- the LOC137817313 gene encoding proline-rich receptor-like protein kinase PERK10: protein MDKQRRWKLAQALKSKSEASSKAGGDSIPLTSETAPTSPTIRPQNPPPTATPEALPSPTHPSHSPPPIAAIPLALVATTTEPAPLDKGKGVVVVPSEDEDESAEGQVFKRRRTTRAAPQAVTSTSSSNHDVDSLREHPPSATSPPQPMALEGGTETEPTSAPPHAPELPPPIQEKLMGYFHKLSPRSQDEGAKKEGMNFYLGAFMAYANTWRDKAKAKANEASTIQALEKENASLKEEKETLAHRWARQEEAYKDSLKLA, encoded by the coding sequence ATGGATAAGCAAAGGAGGTGGAAACTCGCCCAAGCCTTGAAGTCCAAAAGCGAAGCTTCATCAAAAGCGGGTGGGGATTCCATACCTCTAACCTCTGAAACCGCTCCCACCTCCCCAACCATTCGCCCCCAAAATCCACCTCCAACAGCAACTCCCGAAGCTCTACCCTCTCCAACTCACCCCTCACACTCACCACCCCCCATAGCGGCCATCCCACTTGCCTTGGTCGCAACCACTACTGAaccagccccccttgacaaaggcaaAGGGGTGGTGGTGGTTCCATCTGAGGATGAAGATGAGTCTGCTGAAGGACAAGTCTTCAAGAGAAGAAGGACCACCCGGGCTGCCCCCCAAGCTGTTACCTCCACATCCTCCTCAAACCATGATGTTGACTCGCTAAGGGAGCACCCTCCAAGTGCCACCTCACCTCCACAACCAATGGCCTTGGAGGGTGGAACTGAAACTGAGCCCACATCCGCTCCACCACATGCTCCAGAACTTCCCCCACCAATCCAAGAGAAGCTGATGGGCTATTTCCACAAGCTTTCCCCAAGGAGCCAAGATGAGGGagccaagaaagaaggcatgAACTTCTATCTTGGTGCCTTCATGGCTTATGCCAACACTTGGCGTGATAAAGCCAAAGCTAAAGCTAACGAGGCCTCTACTATCCAAGCTTTGGAGAAGGAGAACGCCTCGCTGAAGGAGGAAAAAGAGACCTTGGCACATCGCTGGGCCCGCCAAGAGGAAGCCTATAAGGATTCCCTGAAGCTAGCTTAG